The genomic stretch AATATAAATCTTGCATCATGTGAGGTGCTTGCTGCGAGTGATAAACCGTCAAGCGACGATCGCCTGGGTTGTAGTCAGCAATTTGACAGCGAGGCTCCAAAGTCACGCCGGTATGACGACCAAAACCAAAGGTAGCTTCCGCAACTACATCTGCGTTTGCAAATACTTCATCAACCTGGCCAACATCCAAGCTGCGGGTAAAACAGAGGTTATCGCCGAGCTCCGGATGAATTACTGGCGTATCCGCATCCAGAGCTGTTTCCATAGAAACGACAGCAGGCAACTCCTCCCACTCAACCTCAATTAACTGCAAAGCATCTTCCGCCTGGGCACGTGTTTCGGCAACTACTGCAACTACAGGCTCACCTTGCCAGCAAGCCCTATCAATTGCCAATGCATATTGAGGAGCAGACTTCATGCCAGCTAGGTGGCCCAAAGTAGCAACCCAAGGCTTGCAAAGCTCTGCCATTTTGGCGCCATCAACTATGGCTAGAACCCCTGGCATCTTGCTTGCTTGTTCAGTATGAATTTTTCCAATCTTCATATGGGCTACTGGAGAACGCCAATACACCACATGCCCCATTCTGGGCAACTGAATATCGTCCACATAAGTGCCTTGACCCTCAATGAGTCGACGCGCCTTATGCCTAGGTTCACTATTACCAATGTAGCGTTGATCATTGGTTACCGGATCAAGCACCAATCCTTTGAGGTCTGCTGGCTTATTCATAATCAGTTTTCCCAGTCTACTTAAGCGAGAGCAACAACAGGTTTAATTTTTTCACCTTTGGCGCGAGCTTCAAGAACGGCCATGATGGCATCCACTATGGAATGGTAACCAGTGCAACGGCAATAATTGCCTGAGATCCATTCACGCACTTCTTCGCGCGTGGCTTTGGGTTGTTTTTCAACTAACTCGGCTGCGGCTAGCAACATTCCAGAAGAACAGAATCCACATTGCATTGCGTTGTGTCGCATAAAGGCTTCTTGCAAGTCTGCTAAGGCACCACTTTTCGTTAAGCCTTCAATTGTCTCTACAACACATCCATCAGCTTGAACAGCTAAGTACAAGCAACCACGGATGATTTGGCCGTTCACCTTGACGGTACAGGCACCGCAAGCACCCTGTTCACAGCCCAAGTGGGGGCCCTTCAAATGAAGATCTTCACGCAAAAAATCCACTAAATGGCGACGCGGCTCAATCTCAGCATTGACTTCAGTACCATTGACGGTCATCGTAATTTTTTTCTTTAAGCTCATCTCAATCTCCGAACTCGATTTATCTTTTATTAAATTTTTTTATTAAGCAATTAAATGCTTTAAGCCGCGCTCTAATAAAACACCAATTAAATGTTGTTTTGTTTCTGCACTATTAGTAATGTCTGCAATCGCCTCAATCTCTGCCCTTGCAGCAGTAACTGCGCTGGCAATTAACTCATCAGTCGCCGGCTTGCCGTCAACTATGGACTGAGCCTTCTTTGCCATTACCGGCGTAGCCCCAACAGAAAAGAAAGTAAAAGCGCAATCGCTCAGAATATCTCCCGCCTTATTTGCAACCAAGGCTGCTCCTGCAACCGCATAGTCTCCGTGACGACGTGCTAGCTCATGAAAATAAAAAACTTGATTACTGTTTGCAACTGGGATTTCAGTTGCCACCAGAATTTCATTAGGCTCTAAGGAGGTGGTGTACAGATCAATGAAAAAGTCTTGCGCTGAAACGCGACGCTCACCATTAGGACCTGCAATTAACATTGTTGCATTGAGTGCCAAGCTACAGGCCGGCCATTCAGCTGCTGGATCTCCGTAAGCCAAGGATCCTCCCCAGGTGCCTAGATTGCGAATCGCTCTGTGTGCGATATGAGGAACGGCGGCTTTTAGTAATGGTGCATGTTGCGCAATCAATTTTGAGTCTTCAATCTCAGTATGAGTAACTAAGGCCCCAATACGTAATTGATCGCCAGTTACAGCAATCCCTTTAAGTTCATGTAGATCAGTTATGTCAATCAAAATGCTAGGCTCAGAGAGGCGCAGATTGAGCGTAGCCAAGAGAGTCTGGCCACCAGCAATCAAACGGGCATCCTCACCAGCTTCAGCCAGCAAAGCTAGGGCCTCGCTGAGGACCTTCGGTTTTGCATAATCAAATGCTGCTGCTTTCATTGCGTCTCCTCCACAACTTTTATATTTATCTTGCCAAGCCTTATTCGGCCTGTGCGTCCGGCTCTAGGGGTAGCACTTCACCACCCAATTCTGTTGCAAATCGCAGAAAAAAATCATCTGCAATCTTTTTAGCAGAAGCGCTAATTAAACGCCCGCCAATTTGTCCTAACTTCCCCCCAATGGAGGCTTCAGTTGTATACGTAATCAAGGTACCACCTTCAGCAGCCTTTAACTCAACCCGTGAGCGGCCTTTAGCAAAACCTGCGGCGCCTCCCGACCCCTCAAATGTCATTGAACAGGATTGATCAGGAACAACATCGCTCAACAGAAGCTTTCCCGCGAATCTAGCCCTCACGGGGCCAATCTTGAACATCACCTTGGCATGAATCTCCTCTGGAGAGATCCGGCTAATTTCTTCACAGCCGGGAATGGACTTTGCAAGGACGTCAATATCATTCAAGCCCTTCCATACATCTGGGATTGGAGCCGCAATGAGTTGCTCGCCATTTAGTTCCATTACATCTCCTTGGGGTTTGTACGAATAGAGTCTTATCTACCAATTGTTCAACAATGTACCATTATTTAACTTTTGGTCAATAAGGCCAAATTCGGATAAACCCCGATGACAATGAGTTTCGATCGAGACCGCAGCACAAGAAACAGCGTCGCTTCAGAAATGACTGTCTCTGAGGTTCCTGCTCGTCGCAGAATGAGCACTGCAGACCGTAAACGGCAAATACTCGATCGCGCAATTCAGTATTTTGCTAAGCATGGGATTGATGGGCAACTCAGAAACTTAACTAAAGGACTGGGCGTTACCCATACCCTGCTCTATCACTACTTTCCCACAAAAGACGCCTTAATTAAGGCCGTCTACGAGGATGTCTTTGAATCACGCTGGAAGCCTGAATGGGAGCAGTTGCTAGACAATAAGGATCTTTCGCCAGAAGAGAAATTCAATGCTTTTTATATTGACTACTCAAATACAGTTCTCACCTACGATTTCGTGCGTATCTTGATTTTCTCTGGCTTAAGCGATCACTCGATTAGCGACCGATTCTTTGAGCTACTGCGGGATCGCCTATTGCCCCGTCTTATTCGTGAAACCCGCAAACACTGTGGCCGCACCACTCGTAGCAAGCCTTCGCAGCGGGAATTAGAATTTTTAATGGGCCTGCATGGTGGTATTTTTTACATCGGAATGCGCCGCTGGATTTATGGGCAAGCCATCTACGACTCCGGCAACCCCAATACTGAGCAAGAAATCATTCAAGATCGGATTAGCTCTTATCTCAGTTCAGCAAAAGCTTTATTTACTACTGGTAAAAAATAATATGACAAACCTCAGCCTAAATCATTTTTCTATCCGCAGCTTAGAGATTGAAAAGACCACTCAGTTTTATAGTGAGGTGCTTGGACTAACGGTTGGACCACGCCCAGAGTTTCCATTTCCAGGGGTCTGGCTTTACAACGGTGATGAAAACGATTGGGCCAATGCAGTACTACATTTAATTGCGATTGATAAAAATGATCCCAACGGTCTCAAGCAATACCTTGGCGAGCGTGATCCAAGCTCACTCTATGGCTCGGGAGCTGTGGATCACATTGCATTCTTTGCTAAAGGTTTGGAAGCTAAGCTTGCTCAACTAGATAAATTGGGCGTTCCTTGCAGACAACGTACTGTGCCTGTTTTACAGCTGCACCAACTTTTTTTGGACGATCCTAACGGCATCGTGATTGAATTAAATTACCCTGCTGCTGAAAAAGCAGCCTTAGATGCTAAGGCTACATAAGCAAAGATGGCAAAAATTCTCGTCATCGGCGGATCGCTTGGAGGCTTATTTGCAGCCAATATATTGCTGCGCCAAGGTCACGATGTCACCTTATTAGAAAA from Polynucleobacter sp. AP-Jannik-300A-C4 encodes the following:
- a CDS encoding TetR/AcrR family transcriptional regulator, whose amino-acid sequence is MSFDRDRSTRNSVASEMTVSEVPARRRMSTADRKRQILDRAIQYFAKHGIDGQLRNLTKGLGVTHTLLYHYFPTKDALIKAVYEDVFESRWKPEWEQLLDNKDLSPEEKFNAFYIDYSNTVLTYDFVRILIFSGLSDHSISDRFFELLRDRLLPRLIRETRKHCGRTTRSKPSQRELEFLMGLHGGIFYIGMRRWIYGQAIYDSGNPNTEQEIIQDRISSYLSSAKALFTTGKK
- a CDS encoding VOC family protein; this translates as MTNLSLNHFSIRSLEIEKTTQFYSEVLGLTVGPRPEFPFPGVWLYNGDENDWANAVLHLIAIDKNDPNGLKQYLGERDPSSLYGSGAVDHIAFFAKGLEAKLAQLDKLGVPCRQRTVPVLQLHQLFLDDPNGIVIELNYPAAEKAALDAKAT
- a CDS encoding CoxG family protein yields the protein MELNGEQLIAAPIPDVWKGLNDIDVLAKSIPGCEEISRISPEEIHAKVMFKIGPVRARFAGKLLLSDVVPDQSCSMTFEGSGGAAGFAKGRSRVELKAAEGGTLITYTTEASIGGKLGQIGGRLISASAKKIADDFFLRFATELGGEVLPLEPDAQAE
- a CDS encoding (2Fe-2S)-binding protein encodes the protein MSLKKKITMTVNGTEVNAEIEPRRHLVDFLREDLHLKGPHLGCEQGACGACTVKVNGQIIRGCLYLAVQADGCVVETIEGLTKSGALADLQEAFMRHNAMQCGFCSSGMLLAAAELVEKQPKATREEVREWISGNYCRCTGYHSIVDAIMAVLEARAKGEKIKPVVALA
- a CDS encoding xanthine dehydrogenase family protein subunit M, coding for MKAAAFDYAKPKVLSEALALLAEAGEDARLIAGGQTLLATLNLRLSEPSILIDITDLHELKGIAVTGDQLRIGALVTHTEIEDSKLIAQHAPLLKAAVPHIAHRAIRNLGTWGGSLAYGDPAAEWPACSLALNATMLIAGPNGERRVSAQDFFIDLYTTSLEPNEILVATEIPVANSNQVFYFHELARRHGDYAVAGAALVANKAGDILSDCAFTFFSVGATPVMAKKAQSIVDGKPATDELIASAVTAARAEIEAIADITNSAETKQHLIGVLLERGLKHLIA